A portion of the Micromonospora vinacea genome contains these proteins:
- the dxs gene encoding 1-deoxy-D-xylulose-5-phosphate synthase — MSVEEDTANHGRLLGTVRGPQDVKRMSGEELDVLAAEIRDFLITKVSRTGGHVGPNLGVVELTLAMHRVFDSPRDRLLFDTGHQAYVHKIITGRQAGFDKLRQRGGLSGYPSQAESEHDLIENSHASTALSYADGLAKAYALRGEARSVVAVVGDGALTGGMCWEALNNIATAGNSLVIVVNDNGRSYSPTIGGLADHLSSLRLNPGYEKVLDTVKDALGSTPLVGKPMYEVLHAVKKGIKDAVAPQAMFEDLGIKYVGPVDGHDVTAVEAALRAAKNFGGPVIVHAVTRKGYGYRPAEEDEADCLHGPGSAFDVETGALLAAPSVKWTHVFADELLAIADERPDVVGITAAMAEPTGIAKLARKYPERVYDVGIAEQHAATSAAGLALGGLHPVVAVYATFLNRAFDQVLLDVAMHKLPVTFVLDRAGITGPDGPSHYGIWDMSVFGVVPGLRIAAPRDAATLREELREAVAVDNGPTVVRFPTGAVAADLPALRRVGTVDVLAESARTDVLLVAVGSFGQLGMEVAARVAEQGYGVTVVDPRWVRPVPAELVDLAARHRLVVSVEDGVRVGGVGDALAQAMRDADVRVPLKDLGVPADWHPHGTRAQILADLGLTAQDVARNVTGWISGLDATPDRLTASDAAAQN, encoded by the coding sequence ATGAGCGTTGAAGAGGACACGGCCAACCACGGCCGGCTGCTGGGGACGGTTCGCGGTCCGCAGGACGTCAAGCGGATGTCCGGCGAGGAACTGGACGTCCTCGCCGCCGAGATCCGGGACTTCCTGATCACCAAGGTCTCCCGCACCGGCGGGCACGTCGGACCCAACCTCGGTGTGGTCGAGCTGACGCTCGCCATGCATCGCGTCTTCGACTCCCCCCGGGACCGGCTCCTGTTCGACACCGGCCACCAGGCGTACGTACACAAGATCATCACCGGACGTCAGGCCGGCTTCGACAAGCTCCGCCAGCGCGGTGGCCTCTCCGGCTACCCCAGCCAGGCGGAGAGCGAGCACGACCTCATCGAGAACTCGCACGCCTCGACCGCGCTGTCCTACGCCGACGGCCTCGCCAAGGCGTACGCCCTCCGGGGTGAGGCGCGCAGCGTCGTGGCAGTGGTCGGCGACGGCGCGCTGACCGGCGGCATGTGCTGGGAGGCGCTGAACAACATCGCCACCGCCGGCAACTCGTTGGTGATCGTGGTCAACGACAACGGCCGTTCCTACTCGCCCACCATCGGTGGCCTGGCGGACCACCTCTCCTCGCTGCGGCTCAACCCCGGCTACGAGAAGGTCCTCGACACCGTCAAGGACGCCCTCGGCTCCACGCCGCTGGTCGGCAAGCCGATGTACGAGGTGCTGCACGCGGTCAAGAAGGGCATCAAGGACGCGGTCGCCCCGCAGGCCATGTTCGAGGACCTCGGCATCAAGTACGTGGGCCCGGTGGACGGGCACGACGTGACGGCGGTCGAGGCGGCGCTGCGCGCGGCGAAGAACTTCGGCGGCCCGGTCATCGTGCACGCGGTCACCCGCAAAGGCTACGGCTACCGTCCCGCCGAGGAGGACGAGGCGGACTGCCTGCACGGCCCCGGCAGCGCCTTCGACGTGGAGACCGGCGCGCTGCTGGCCGCCCCGTCGGTGAAGTGGACGCACGTCTTCGCCGACGAGCTGCTGGCCATCGCCGACGAGCGCCCGGACGTGGTGGGCATCACCGCCGCGATGGCCGAGCCGACCGGCATCGCCAAGCTCGCCCGCAAGTACCCCGAGCGGGTGTACGACGTGGGCATCGCCGAGCAGCACGCTGCCACCTCGGCGGCCGGGTTGGCGCTCGGTGGCCTGCACCCGGTGGTCGCGGTCTACGCCACCTTCCTCAACCGCGCCTTCGACCAGGTCCTGCTGGACGTGGCGATGCACAAGCTGCCGGTGACCTTCGTGCTGGACCGGGCGGGCATCACCGGCCCGGACGGGCCGAGCCACTACGGCATCTGGGACATGTCGGTCTTCGGGGTGGTGCCGGGGCTGCGGATCGCCGCTCCCCGCGACGCCGCCACCCTCCGGGAGGAGCTGCGCGAGGCCGTTGCCGTCGACAACGGCCCGACCGTGGTGCGGTTCCCGACCGGTGCGGTCGCCGCGGACCTGCCGGCGCTGCGCCGGGTCGGCACTGTCGACGTGCTGGCCGAGTCCGCCCGTACCGACGTGCTGCTCGTCGCGGTCGGCTCCTTCGGCCAGTTGGGCATGGAGGTGGCCGCCCGGGTCGCCGAGCAGGGCTACGGGGTCACCGTCGTCGACCCGCGCTGGGTGCGTCCGGTCCCGGCGGAGCTGGTCGACCTGGCCGCCCGCCACCGGCTCGTGGTCAGCGTCGAGGACGGCGTCCGGGTCGGCGGGGTGGGCGACGCGCTCGCCCAGGCGATGCGTGACGCCGACGTCCGGGTGCCGCTCAAGGACCTGGGTGTGCCGGCCGACTGGCACCCGCACGGCACCCGCGCGCAGATCCTCGCCGACCTGGGCCTGACCGCCCAGGACGTGGCCCGCAACGTCACCGGCTGGATCTCCGGCCTGGACGCCACTCCGGACCGCCTCACCGCCAGCGACGCGGCAGCGCAGAACTAA
- the dut gene encoding dUTP diphosphatase: MTDVVPVLVQLLDPELPLPTYAHPGDAGADLVAAADVELPPGGRALVPTGVAIALPEGYVGLVHPRSGLAARLGVTVLNAPGTVDAGYRGEILVNLINHDRDVPAKISRGDRIAQLVVQQVARARFEPVLELPASRRGTGGHGSTGGHAGLVPSPTGQDRVERRPSELGRGQAEEVAG; the protein is encoded by the coding sequence GTGACCGACGTCGTACCCGTGCTCGTGCAGCTGCTCGACCCGGAGCTGCCGCTGCCCACGTACGCCCATCCCGGCGACGCCGGGGCCGACCTGGTGGCCGCCGCGGACGTGGAGTTGCCGCCCGGCGGTCGTGCCCTGGTGCCCACCGGCGTGGCCATCGCGTTGCCGGAGGGGTACGTGGGCCTGGTCCATCCCCGGTCCGGTCTGGCGGCCAGGCTCGGCGTGACGGTGCTCAACGCGCCCGGTACGGTCGACGCCGGCTATCGGGGTGAGATCCTGGTCAACCTGATCAATCATGATCGGGATGTGCCGGCGAAGATCTCCCGCGGCGACCGGATCGCGCAGCTCGTGGTCCAGCAGGTCGCACGGGCGCGGTTCGAGCCGGTGCTCGAGCTGCCCGCGTCCCGGCGCGGGACCGGTGGGCACGGGTCCACCGGTGGGCACGCCGGGCTGGTGCCGTCGCCGACGGGCCAGGACCGGGTCGAGCGGCGGCCGAGCGAGCTGGGCCGCGGGCAGGCGGAAGAGGTGGCAGGGTGA
- a CDS encoding potassium channel family protein: MRVAIAGAGNVGRSIAQELIDNGHQVMLIERQPKMLRPDRVPAAEWVLADACELSSLEEADVAGCDVVVAATGDDKTNLVLSLLAKTEFAVPRVVARVNRAENEWLFTEQWGVDVAVSKPRVMAALVEEAVTVGDLVRLMTFRQGEANLVEITLPPTAPYVGQPIHAVPLPRDSALVAILRGKRVLVPSPDDPIEAGDELIFVCTAEVEDQVRAVILGPDSVERTRGSR; this comes from the coding sequence ATGCGGGTCGCCATCGCGGGCGCGGGCAACGTGGGCCGCTCGATCGCCCAGGAGTTGATCGACAACGGCCACCAGGTGATGCTGATCGAGCGCCAACCGAAGATGCTGCGCCCGGACCGGGTGCCGGCCGCCGAGTGGGTGCTGGCCGACGCGTGCGAGCTGAGCAGCCTGGAAGAGGCCGACGTCGCCGGATGCGACGTGGTGGTCGCGGCGACCGGCGACGACAAGACCAACCTGGTGCTGTCGCTGTTGGCCAAGACCGAGTTCGCGGTGCCCCGGGTGGTCGCCCGGGTCAACCGGGCCGAGAACGAGTGGTTGTTCACCGAGCAGTGGGGCGTGGACGTCGCGGTGAGCAAGCCGCGGGTGATGGCCGCGCTCGTCGAGGAGGCGGTCACCGTCGGCGACCTGGTCCGGCTGATGACCTTCCGACAGGGCGAGGCGAACCTCGTCGAGATCACCCTGCCGCCGACAGCGCCCTACGTCGGCCAGCCGATCCACGCCGTGCCGCTCCCCCGCGACTCCGCCCTGGTGGCGATCCTGCGCGGCAAGCGGGTCCTGGTGCCCAGCCCGGACGACCCGATCGAGGCCGGCGACGAGCTGATCTTCGTCTGCACCGCCGAGGTGGAGGACCAGGTCCGCGCCGTGATCCTCGGACCGGACAGCGTCGAACGGACCCGCGGCTCACGCTGA
- a CDS encoding DUF4193 domain-containing protein produces MATDYDAPRRDEVDLGEDSLEELKARRVDSQSGAVDVDEAEVAESFELPGADLADEELTVKVLPMQQDEFRCARCFLVHHRSQLAVERNGELICRECV; encoded by the coding sequence ATGGCCACCGACTACGACGCCCCGCGTCGCGACGAGGTCGACCTCGGCGAGGACAGCCTGGAAGAGCTCAAGGCACGGCGCGTCGACTCACAGTCGGGCGCGGTGGACGTCGACGAGGCCGAGGTGGCCGAGAGCTTTGAGCTGCCCGGTGCCGATCTGGCCGACGAGGAGCTCACGGTCAAGGTGCTTCCGATGCAGCAGGACGAGTTCCGGTGCGCCCGCTGCTTCCTGGTCCACCACCGTAGCCAGCTGGCGGTCGAGCGTAACGGCGAGCTGATCTGCCGCGAGTGCGTCTGA
- a CDS encoding class I SAM-dependent RNA methyltransferase, translated as MAEADRVELTVDAVAPGGHCVARVDGQVVFVRHALPGERVIAEVTEVHRGFVRADAVTVLEPSPDRVEPPCPYAKPGACGGCDLQHVAPAAQLAWKTAVVREQLVRLGGLTDVELDRLGVGVEALPGGLLGWRSRVRYAVDAADRAGLLKHRSHEVVPIDRCRIAHPAIQQLPVLTPTGARWPAAEAVETVASTGGDVTVTEIRDGVPTPVSGPAEVREVAAGRDWALPASAFWQVHPAAADALSAAVLELLDPQPGEIAWDLYGGAGLFAAGLAARVGATGRVTVVEAAAQGVAAARENLADLPRVEVVSARVETALARRRITGPVDVVVLDPPRSGAGAPVVRALAAAGPRAVAYVACDPAAFARDVRTFADLGWRLAALRGFDLFPMTQHVEQVGLLLPPER; from the coding sequence CTGGCCGAGGCGGACCGGGTCGAGCTGACCGTCGACGCGGTCGCCCCCGGCGGGCACTGCGTGGCCCGGGTGGACGGGCAGGTGGTCTTCGTCCGGCACGCCCTGCCCGGTGAACGGGTCATCGCCGAGGTCACCGAGGTGCACCGGGGGTTCGTCCGGGCCGACGCGGTGACCGTGCTGGAGCCCTCACCGGACCGGGTCGAGCCACCCTGCCCGTACGCGAAGCCGGGTGCCTGCGGGGGCTGCGACCTCCAGCACGTCGCCCCGGCCGCGCAGCTGGCCTGGAAGACCGCAGTGGTCCGCGAGCAGTTGGTCCGCCTCGGCGGGCTGACCGACGTCGAGCTGGACCGGCTCGGCGTCGGTGTCGAAGCGCTGCCCGGTGGGCTGCTCGGCTGGCGCTCCCGGGTCCGTTACGCGGTCGACGCCGCGGACCGGGCCGGCCTGCTCAAGCACCGCTCGCACGAGGTGGTGCCGATCGACCGCTGCCGGATCGCCCACCCGGCCATCCAGCAGCTGCCGGTGCTCACCCCGACCGGTGCGCGCTGGCCGGCCGCCGAGGCGGTGGAGACCGTCGCCAGCACCGGCGGGGACGTGACCGTCACGGAGATCCGCGACGGGGTGCCCACCCCGGTCAGTGGCCCGGCCGAGGTCCGCGAGGTCGCCGCCGGACGGGACTGGGCGCTGCCGGCGTCCGCGTTCTGGCAGGTGCACCCGGCCGCGGCGGACGCCCTCTCCGCGGCGGTGCTGGAGTTGCTGGACCCGCAGCCGGGTGAGATCGCCTGGGACCTCTACGGCGGCGCTGGGCTGTTCGCCGCCGGGCTGGCCGCACGGGTCGGCGCGACAGGGCGGGTGACAGTTGTCGAAGCGGCGGCGCAGGGTGTCGCCGCCGCCCGGGAGAACCTCGCCGACCTGCCCCGCGTCGAGGTGGTGTCGGCCCGGGTGGAGACCGCGCTGGCCCGCCGACGGATCACCGGCCCGGTCGACGTGGTGGTGCTCGACCCACCGCGCTCCGGGGCCGGCGCCCCGGTGGTGCGCGCGCTGGCCGCCGCCGGCCCGCGGGCGGTCGCGTACGTGGCCTGTGACCCGGCCGCCTTCGCCCGGGACGTGCGGACCTTCGCCGACCTCGGTTGGCGGTTGGCGGCGCTCCGGGGCTTCGACCTCTTCCCGATGACGCAGCACGTCGAGCAGGTCGGGCTGCTGCTTCCGCCGGAGAGGTAG
- a CDS encoding APC family permease encodes MASPTSLLKRLLLGRPFRSDRLQHTLLPKRIALPVFASDALSSVAYAPDEILLTLSIAGASAYFFSPWIALAVVVVMLTVVASYRQNVHAYPSGGGDYEVATVNLGPKFGVGVASALLVDYVLTVAVSVSSGVANLGSVVPFVATHKVLIAVLAVVLLTAVNLRGLRESGTAFAIPTYGFVIVMLGMLLTGLFRVFVLGDELRAPSADLVIQAEHSVTGFALVFLLLRTFSSGAAALTGVEAISNGVPAFKAPKSRNAATTLLLLGTISVSMLVGIIWLARLTHLQFVEDPGLQIVSGPEGYVQKTVTTQLGETVFGSGSVLLYVLAGVTALILFLAANTAFNGFPVLGSILAQDRYLPRQFHTRGDRLAFSNGITFLALFAIVLIVGFQAEVTKLIQLYIVGVFVSFTVSQVGMIRHWNRHLRTERDPEARRRMHRSRAINTFGAGLTGAVLVIVLITKFLLGAWIAIAAMAVIYVLMLAIRRHYDRIAVELTPPDEGRAVLPARNHAIVLVSKLHQPTLRAIAYARATRPDTLTAVTVNVDEKDTRDLQADWERREMAIPLTVIDSPYREITRPILDFVASTRRKSPRDVVTVFIPEYVVGRWWENLLHNQSALRLKGRLLFEPGVMVVSVPWQLASTASKNLDRLDATLSRTPARGPRSVVPPLVAAPPVVSAPPGEGGPENNETMGNTRD; translated from the coding sequence GTGGCCAGTCCCACCTCGCTGCTGAAGCGGCTTCTTCTCGGTCGACCGTTCCGGTCCGACCGGCTCCAACACACCCTCCTGCCGAAGCGCATCGCGCTGCCCGTGTTCGCTTCCGACGCGCTGTCCAGCGTCGCGTACGCGCCTGACGAGATCCTGCTGACCCTCTCCATCGCCGGTGCGTCCGCGTACTTCTTCTCGCCGTGGATCGCACTGGCCGTGGTCGTGGTCATGCTCACTGTGGTGGCGAGCTACCGGCAGAACGTGCACGCCTACCCGTCCGGTGGCGGCGACTACGAGGTGGCCACTGTCAACCTGGGGCCGAAGTTCGGCGTCGGGGTGGCCAGCGCCCTGCTGGTCGACTACGTGCTCACGGTGGCGGTGTCGGTCTCCTCCGGCGTGGCCAACCTGGGCTCCGTGGTGCCGTTCGTGGCCACCCACAAGGTCCTGATCGCGGTGCTCGCGGTGGTCCTTCTGACCGCTGTCAACCTGCGCGGCCTGCGCGAGTCCGGCACCGCGTTCGCCATCCCCACCTACGGCTTCGTGATCGTGATGCTCGGGATGCTGCTCACCGGGCTGTTCCGGGTCTTCGTCCTGGGTGACGAACTCCGTGCGCCGAGCGCCGACCTGGTGATCCAGGCCGAGCACAGCGTGACCGGTTTCGCGCTCGTCTTCCTGCTGCTGCGGACGTTCAGCTCGGGCGCCGCCGCGCTCACCGGCGTCGAGGCGATCTCCAACGGGGTGCCGGCGTTCAAGGCGCCGAAGAGCCGCAACGCCGCCACCACCCTGCTGCTGCTCGGCACCATCTCGGTGAGCATGCTGGTCGGGATCATCTGGCTGGCCCGGCTGACCCACCTGCAGTTCGTCGAGGATCCGGGCCTGCAGATCGTCTCCGGCCCCGAGGGGTACGTGCAGAAGACGGTCACCACCCAGCTCGGGGAGACGGTCTTCGGTTCCGGGTCGGTCCTGCTCTACGTGCTGGCCGGGGTGACCGCCCTGATCCTCTTCCTGGCCGCGAACACCGCGTTCAACGGTTTCCCGGTGCTCGGCTCGATCCTCGCCCAGGACCGCTACCTGCCCCGCCAGTTCCACACCCGGGGCGACCGACTGGCCTTCTCCAACGGCATCACCTTCCTCGCCCTCTTCGCGATCGTGCTGATCGTCGGCTTCCAGGCCGAGGTGACGAAGCTGATCCAGCTCTACATCGTCGGGGTCTTCGTCTCGTTCACCGTCTCCCAGGTCGGCATGATCCGGCACTGGAACCGGCACCTGCGCACCGAGCGGGACCCGGAGGCGCGTCGCCGGATGCACCGCTCCCGGGCGATCAACACGTTCGGCGCGGGCCTGACCGGCGCGGTGCTGGTGATCGTCCTGATCACCAAGTTCCTGCTCGGCGCCTGGATCGCGATCGCCGCGATGGCGGTGATCTACGTGCTGATGCTGGCCATCCGCCGGCACTACGACCGGATCGCCGTCGAGCTGACCCCGCCGGACGAGGGCCGTGCCGTGCTGCCGGCCCGCAACCACGCCATCGTGCTGGTCAGCAAGCTGCACCAGCCGACGCTGCGGGCCATCGCCTACGCCCGCGCCACCCGGCCGGACACGCTCACCGCGGTGACCGTGAACGTGGACGAGAAGGACACCCGGGACCTGCAGGCAGACTGGGAGCGGCGGGAGATGGCCATCCCGCTCACCGTGATCGACTCGCCGTACCGGGAGATCACCCGCCCGATCCTGGACTTCGTCGCCTCCACCCGCCGCAAGTCGCCCCGGGACGTGGTCACCGTGTTCATCCCGGAGTACGTGGTCGGCCGTTGGTGGGAGAACCTGCTGCACAACCAGAGCGCCCTGCGCCTCAAGGGCCGGCTGCTCTTCGAACCGGGGGTGATGGTGGTCAGCGTGCCGTGGCAGCTCGCCTCGACGGCGAGCAAGAACCTGGACCGGCTGGACGCCACGCTGTCCCGGACCCCGGCGCGAGGGCCACGCAGCGTCGTGCCGCCGCTGGTCGCCGCCCCGCCGGTGGTCTCCGCGCCGCCCGGCGAGGGTGGTCCCGAGAACAACGAAACGATGGGGAACACCCGTGACTGA
- a CDS encoding OB-fold nucleic acid binding domain-containing protein, with the protein MTTDESRVSLRRILQRFTASEAEIDAQELRRESAECGGIPAQQCSRGQLVSVAGRLRTVVYTPRTNLPTLEADLYDGSDVVTLVWLGRRHIAGIEPGRHLTARGRVAVRDDRKVIYNPYYELDSPK; encoded by the coding sequence ATGACGACCGACGAGAGCCGGGTGTCGCTACGGCGCATCCTGCAGAGGTTCACCGCCAGCGAGGCCGAGATCGACGCGCAGGAGCTGCGTCGGGAGAGCGCCGAGTGCGGCGGGATCCCCGCCCAGCAGTGCTCCCGGGGCCAGCTGGTCTCGGTCGCCGGGCGGCTGCGCACTGTGGTCTACACGCCGCGCACCAACCTGCCCACCCTCGAGGCCGACCTGTACGACGGCAGTGACGTGGTCACCCTGGTCTGGCTGGGTCGGCGGCACATCGCCGGGATCGAGCCGGGCCGGCACCTGACCGCCCGTGGTCGGGTGGCCGTGCGGGACGACCGCAAGGTCATCTACAACCCCTACTACGAGCTGGACTCGCCCAAGTGA
- a CDS encoding DUF3093 domain-containing protein — MSMSPSPSTDQPPVAARSAYTERLDLPWWLWLAGLVAAALLAVEIWMGASGVRTWLPFAVLVPLTAAGLWWLGRIRIGVAEAELRVDDARLPVRFVADVVPLDVAGRREVLGVGADPLAFVVQRPWIGGAVQVILDDPADPTPFWVVSTRHPVELAEAVLTARDALAASQPAAGEPG, encoded by the coding sequence GTGAGCATGTCGCCCTCCCCGTCCACCGATCAGCCGCCGGTCGCCGCCCGCTCGGCGTACACCGAGCGGCTGGATCTGCCCTGGTGGCTGTGGCTGGCCGGGCTGGTCGCCGCCGCGTTGCTGGCCGTCGAGATCTGGATGGGCGCCTCCGGCGTCCGCACCTGGCTGCCGTTCGCCGTGCTGGTGCCGCTCACCGCGGCCGGGCTGTGGTGGCTGGGCCGGATCCGGATCGGGGTGGCCGAGGCCGAACTGCGGGTGGACGACGCCCGCCTGCCGGTCCGTTTCGTGGCCGACGTGGTGCCGCTGGACGTGGCCGGCCGACGTGAGGTGCTCGGCGTCGGCGCGGACCCCCTCGCCTTCGTGGTGCAGCGACCGTGGATCGGCGGCGCCGTGCAGGTGATCCTCGACGACCCTGCTGATCCGACCCCGTTCTGGGTGGTGAGCACCCGCCACCCGGTCGAGCTGGCCGAGGCGGTGCTGACCGCACGGGACGCCCTGGCGGCCTCCCAGCCGGCCGCGGGCGAGCCGGGCTGA
- a CDS encoding potassium channel family protein — MHVVIMGCGRVGSTLAHSLESRGHSVAVIDQDADAFRRLGPDFAGITVTGAGFDGEVLRQAGIERADAFAAVSSGDNSNIISARLARETFGVSRVAARIYDQRRAQVYERLGIPTVATVRWTADRMLRHLVPEGNVEIFRDPTSTVSIVEVPVHKDWIGRPVRALEDTTGARVAYLIRFGIGTLPTGSTVMQEGDQVFMLVSDDIVATVTSVAATPPEGGH, encoded by the coding sequence GTGCACGTCGTGATCATGGGATGTGGTCGGGTCGGGTCGACCCTCGCCCACAGCCTGGAGTCCCGAGGGCACTCGGTGGCGGTGATCGACCAGGACGCCGACGCGTTCCGCCGGCTCGGCCCCGACTTCGCCGGGATCACGGTGACCGGTGCCGGTTTCGACGGCGAGGTGCTCCGGCAGGCCGGCATCGAGCGCGCGGACGCCTTCGCGGCGGTGTCGAGCGGCGACAACTCCAACATCATCTCGGCCCGGCTGGCCCGCGAGACGTTCGGCGTGTCCCGGGTCGCGGCCCGCATCTACGACCAGCGCCGGGCGCAGGTCTACGAGCGGCTGGGCATCCCCACGGTGGCGACCGTGCGGTGGACCGCGGACCGGATGCTGCGACACCTGGTGCCGGAGGGCAACGTGGAGATCTTCCGCGACCCCACGAGCACTGTGTCGATCGTCGAGGTGCCCGTACACAAGGACTGGATCGGCCGACCGGTGCGGGCGCTGGAGGACACGACCGGCGCGCGCGTGGCCTACCTGATCCGCTTCGGCATCGGCACGCTGCCCACCGGCTCCACAGTCATGCAGGAGGGCGACCAGGTGTTCATGCTGGTCAGCGATGACATCGTGGCGACTGTCACGTCGGTGGCGGCGACGCCGCCGGAAGGAGGGCACTGA
- a CDS encoding DUF3710 domain-containing protein gives MIFSRKRADAERQTRDERATQVPDQGDAAPTLERGPYDISESYDDVQRLDLGSLHIPAIADVEVRVQADPQGVIQQVVLVHGDNALQLGVFAAPRSEGIWDEVREEIRQSLLRDGASAQEVAGEYGPELHAQVRTPDGVTNLRFVGIDGPRWMVRGVFQGPVATDPAMAGPLVECLDGLVVDRGQEAKPVREPLPLRLPREVADQAEAEAGDAAAAPRQV, from the coding sequence GTGATCTTCTCCCGAAAGCGGGCCGATGCCGAGCGGCAGACCCGTGACGAGCGGGCCACCCAGGTCCCGGACCAGGGCGATGCGGCGCCGACGCTGGAGCGCGGCCCGTACGACATCTCCGAGAGCTACGACGACGTGCAGCGACTCGACCTGGGCAGCCTGCACATCCCGGCGATCGCCGACGTCGAGGTGCGGGTGCAGGCCGACCCGCAGGGTGTGATCCAGCAGGTGGTGCTGGTGCATGGCGACAACGCGCTCCAGTTGGGCGTCTTCGCCGCCCCCCGGTCCGAGGGGATCTGGGACGAGGTGCGTGAGGAGATCCGACAGTCGCTGCTCCGTGACGGCGCGAGCGCGCAGGAGGTCGCCGGGGAGTACGGCCCGGAGCTGCACGCCCAGGTGCGTACCCCGGACGGGGTGACGAACCTGCGGTTCGTCGGGATCGACGGGCCGCGCTGGATGGTCCGTGGCGTGTTCCAGGGCCCGGTGGCCACCGACCCGGCCATGGCCGGGCCGCTCGTCGAGTGCCTGGACGGCCTGGTGGTCGACCGTGGGCAGGAGGCGAAGCCGGTCCGCGAGCCGCTGCCGCTGCGGCTGCCCCGGGAGGTCGCCGACCAGGCCGAGGCCGAGGCGGGCGACGCCGCCGCCGCGCCGCGTCAGGTCTGA
- a CDS encoding DUF3159 domain-containing protein, with protein MTTGQDRAAQPEIDPEGEEPLPTIAEQMADQLGGWRGLVESSIPVVVFVVANIIGELRPAVIASIAVAVLIAGLRLAQRRPIRHAVNGLFGVGVGAAIAWRTGDERDFYLPGILYGIGYGVALLISAAIRQPLVGWIWSVLVAKGRSEWRADPKLVRTFTQLTVLWGVVWLAKVGVQAGLYLAHQDTALGVARLALGYPPYALLLLITVWTVRRVTRESPPAPLPSA; from the coding sequence ATGACGACGGGACAGGACCGGGCGGCACAGCCGGAGATTGACCCCGAGGGCGAGGAGCCGCTGCCGACGATCGCCGAGCAGATGGCCGACCAGCTCGGCGGGTGGCGCGGGCTGGTCGAGTCCAGCATCCCGGTCGTGGTGTTCGTCGTCGCCAACATCATCGGCGAGCTGCGGCCGGCGGTGATCGCGTCGATCGCGGTCGCCGTGCTGATCGCCGGGCTGCGGCTGGCCCAGCGTCGGCCGATCCGGCACGCCGTCAACGGGCTCTTCGGCGTCGGCGTCGGCGCGGCCATCGCCTGGCGTACCGGCGACGAGCGTGACTTCTACCTCCCCGGCATCCTCTACGGCATCGGGTACGGCGTGGCCCTGCTGATCTCGGCCGCGATCCGGCAGCCGCTGGTGGGCTGGATCTGGTCGGTGTTGGTGGCCAAGGGCCGCTCGGAGTGGCGGGCCGACCCGAAGCTGGTGCGCACCTTCACCCAGCTGACAGTGCTCTGGGGTGTGGTCTGGCTGGCCAAGGTGGGCGTGCAGGCCGGGCTCTACCTGGCCCACCAGGACACCGCGCTGGGCGTGGCCCGGCTGGCCCTGGGTTACCCGCCGTACGCGCTGCTGTTGCTGATCACGGTCTGGACGGTGCGCCGGGTCACCCGGGAGTCGCCGCCGGCCCCGCTGCCCAGCGCCTGA